In the Lysinibacillus sp. PLM2 genome, one interval contains:
- the yidC1 gene encoding membrane protein insertase YidC 1, whose protein sequence is MKKILLFSMLGVLLFVLTGCQSVENQEGFFYDIFVKPMDFLIDYLGGLFGGSYGLAIIAITVAIRLILMPPMLKNYRKQALMKSKMDIVKPKMDELQDRMKKATTKEEQMAVQQEMIALYRDNGINPLNMGCLPIIIQMPIIMGLYFAISHSEDVKSHEFLWFNLGESDILMTAIAGIVYFLQAQVSLWTVPEAQKAQMKMMIYISPIMIVIISLSSMAALPLYWSVSGLILIIQTYIGRKFYSDHPEIADKK, encoded by the coding sequence ATGAAAAAAATATTGCTATTTTCTATGCTAGGCGTCCTATTGTTCGTATTAACTGGGTGTCAGTCTGTAGAAAATCAAGAAGGATTTTTTTATGACATATTTGTAAAACCGATGGATTTCCTTATTGATTATCTAGGAGGGCTATTTGGGGGTAGTTATGGGTTAGCAATAATCGCAATAACAGTTGCTATTCGTTTAATTTTGATGCCACCCATGTTAAAAAATTACCGTAAACAAGCTTTAATGAAATCTAAAATGGATATCGTAAAGCCAAAAATGGATGAACTACAAGACAGAATGAAAAAGGCAACAACGAAAGAAGAGCAAATGGCTGTTCAGCAGGAAATGATTGCTCTTTATCGCGATAATGGTATTAATCCGTTAAATATGGGTTGCTTACCAATTATTATTCAAATGCCAATTATTATGGGTCTGTACTTTGCAATTTCCCATTCAGAAGATGTGAAATCTCACGAGTTTTTATGGTTTAATTTAGGGGAATCAGATATTTTAATGACGGCTATTGCTGGTATCGTATACTTCCTACAAGCACAAGTGTCATTATGGACAGTGCCTGAAGCACAAAAAGCTCAAATGAAAATGATGATATATATTTCACCAATTATGATTGTAATCATTTCACTTTCTTCAATGGCTGCTCTTCCACTTTACTGGTCAGTTAGTGGTTTAATATTAATTATTCAAACATACATTGGTAGAAAATTTTATTCTGACCATCCTGAAATAGCAGATAAAAAATAA
- a CDS encoding rod shape-determining protein RodA produces the protein MENNRNFTKRLDWPLVFILFAFLIVSLLAISSAQTTGQYGTNFVIKQLQWYVIGAGIVAFVLYFEPDQYKKMSWYLYGFGILMLVVLIFMPEEKGQIGEPINGAKSWYQLPFGSIQPAEFMKTFFVLAAADLISKHHEKYVIKSIKTDLILLLKIGIALVIPLAFIATQPDLGSSLVFIAITAALVIVAGISWRILIPIFAGISVIGGSLLWMAIYMQDFLEETFGFKPYQFARIYSWLDPYSYPADDGYHLITSLNAIGSGEIFGKGYMNREVYVAENHTDFIFAVIGEEWGFVGASLVICLFFLLIYHLTKTTLLLKDPFCTYVCAGIIAMITFHVFENIGMTIQLLPITGIPLPFISYGGSSLMGNALAIGLVFSMKFHYRTYMFSSFDEEE, from the coding sequence ATGGAAAATAATCGAAATTTCACGAAAAGGCTAGATTGGCCTCTCGTTTTTATATTATTCGCCTTTTTAATCGTTAGCCTTCTTGCGATTTCCTCGGCTCAAACAACAGGGCAATATGGTACAAATTTTGTTATTAAACAACTTCAATGGTACGTGATCGGAGCAGGTATTGTAGCCTTTGTCTTATACTTCGAACCTGACCAATACAAAAAAATGTCATGGTATTTATACGGCTTTGGCATTTTAATGTTAGTGGTACTTATTTTCATGCCCGAGGAGAAAGGGCAAATAGGGGAACCTATTAACGGGGCAAAAAGTTGGTATCAGTTGCCGTTTGGTAGTATACAGCCTGCTGAGTTTATGAAAACCTTTTTTGTATTAGCTGCAGCGGATTTGATTAGCAAACATCACGAAAAATATGTTATAAAGTCGATAAAAACAGACCTTATCTTACTACTCAAAATTGGCATCGCGTTAGTGATCCCACTAGCATTTATCGCCACTCAACCTGACCTAGGATCTTCCTTAGTGTTTATAGCTATTACAGCAGCCCTAGTTATAGTCGCTGGTATATCTTGGAGAATCTTGATTCCTATTTTTGCTGGTATCAGTGTGATTGGTGGATCATTATTATGGATGGCCATTTACATGCAGGATTTCCTAGAGGAGACCTTCGGATTCAAACCATATCAATTTGCCCGAATTTATTCATGGTTAGATCCTTATTCTTATCCAGCTGACGATGGCTATCATTTAATCACTTCATTAAACGCCATTGGATCTGGAGAAATTTTCGGTAAAGGATATATGAATCGCGAAGTATACGTAGCAGAAAACCATACAGATTTCATATTTGCAGTTATCGGGGAAGAATGGGGATTTGTCGGTGCAAGTCTTGTTATATGTTTGTTCTTCCTGTTAATTTATCATTTAACGAAAACAACTTTACTCCTTAAAGATCCTTTCTGTACATATGTATGTGCTGGGATTATAGCTATGATTACGTTCCATGTGTTTGAGAATATTGGCATGACTATTCAGCTTCTTCCAATTACAGGGATTCCACTTCCGTTTATTAGTTATGGGGGGAGTTCTCTAATGGGAAATGCGTTGGCTATTGGACTTGTGTTTAGTATGAAATTTCATTATAGAACATATATGTTCTCAAGCTTTGATGAAGAGGAATAA
- a CDS encoding transposase — MMTKNQINEREQFEMITIEQLVPKDHLVRKLDAAIDFKFIYPLVEHLYSTVGRPSIDPVVLFKMTFIQYTFGIRSMRQTIKEIETNMAYRWFLGFGFHTEVPHFSTFGKNYERRFQDTDIFEQIFYRILKEIMDCGFLSEDHVFIDSTHVKASANKRKYDKKLVRKETRAYEAKLQEELNIDREENGKKPFPPEKFENDEMKEIKESTTDPESGYYVKDERTKQFAYSFHTATDERGFVLGSIVTPGNIHDSHMLQPLVEKIIEHVGKPVAVVADAAYKTPAIANFLLENQMLPVLPYTRPKTKEGFFRKHEFVYDEYLNAYICPNNQLLKYTTTTKEGYRQYKSNPTVCTNCPFISQCTENKNHIKLIQRHIWEGYLEETEHLRHHFEVKEIYAKRKETIERVFADAKEKHGMRWTTLRGLKKLSMQAMLTFAAINLKKLATWTWKAA, encoded by the coding sequence ATGATGACGAAAAATCAAATCAATGAACGTGAACAGTTTGAAATGATAACTATTGAACAACTTGTACCAAAGGACCATCTGGTCCGTAAACTAGATGCTGCAATTGATTTTAAATTTATCTATCCATTAGTTGAACATCTATACTCCACTGTTGGAAGACCAAGTATTGATCCTGTTGTTCTATTTAAAATGACGTTTATTCAATATACATTCGGCATTCGTTCAATGCGCCAAACGATTAAAGAGATTGAAACAAATATGGCATATCGTTGGTTCCTAGGATTCGGCTTTCATACAGAAGTTCCACATTTTTCAACCTTCGGTAAGAACTATGAACGACGCTTTCAAGATACCGATATCTTTGAACAGATTTTTTACCGTATCTTAAAAGAGATTATGGACTGTGGTTTCTTATCAGAAGACCATGTTTTTATTGATTCTACACATGTAAAGGCAAGTGCTAATAAACGAAAGTATGATAAGAAACTTGTACGAAAAGAAACACGTGCTTATGAAGCGAAGCTTCAAGAAGAACTGAATATCGATCGTGAGGAAAACGGAAAAAAACCATTTCCACCGGAAAAATTTGAAAATGACGAAATGAAAGAAATCAAAGAAAGTACTACCGATCCTGAAAGTGGTTACTATGTAAAAGATGAACGTACGAAACAGTTTGCGTATTCATTTCATACAGCGACAGATGAAAGAGGATTTGTATTAGGCTCTATTGTCACTCCGGGGAATATACACGATAGTCATATGCTCCAGCCTTTAGTAGAAAAGATTATTGAACATGTCGGAAAGCCTGTAGCTGTGGTAGCCGATGCTGCTTATAAAACACCTGCGATTGCGAACTTTCTATTAGAGAATCAAATGTTACCTGTATTACCGTACACCCGCCCAAAAACAAAAGAAGGTTTCTTCCGTAAGCATGAGTTTGTTTATGATGAGTATCTTAATGCCTATATCTGCCCAAATAATCAGCTACTAAAGTACACTACGACAACTAAGGAAGGTTATCGCCAATACAAATCCAATCCAACGGTTTGTACGAATTGTCCTTTCATATCACAATGTACAGAAAATAAGAATCATATAAAGCTGATTCAACGACACATTTGGGAAGGGTACTTAGAGGAGACGGAACATCTGCGTCATCATTTTGAAGTAAAAGAGATATATGCAAAACGCAAAGAAACAATTGAACGTGTCTTTGCCGATGCTAAAGAAAAGCATGGTATGCGTTGGACAACCCTACGGGGCTTAAAAAAATTGTCCATGCAGGCGATGCTTACTTTTGCTGCTATAAATTTAAAAAAGCTTGCTACTTGGACATGGAAAGCTGCATAA
- the clsA gene encoding major cardiolipin synthase ClsA: MSILFNPYVFLPILFILNLVFAITVIFLERKDASSAWAWILVLFFLPFLGFVMYLLLGRQLRKKHLFRWDGQKDIGIDNLISYQIQAIEEDKLELHQEYVEDYKSLIHMNLKTSNSVLTQDNHVQIFNDGTEKFESLIEDIMAAKDHIHIQYYIFKLDNLGQRILDVLKKKANQGVKVRILYDEMGSRGIKKRRFKDLIEIGGEVEVFFPSILPLFNPRLNFRNHRKIVIIDGRIGYIGGFNVGDEYLGLNKKFGYWRDTHLRLEGSSVHPLQTRFLLDWNQASNNSIDYSEKYFPAIPKKGNVAIQIVSSGPDNEWPSIKNGYLKLLMSAKRYIYIQTPYFIPDSSFLNAIEIATLSGIDVRIMIPNKPDHMFVYWATYSYVGELLKAGARVYIYEKGFIHAKTIVIDDEASTVGTANIDVRSFSLNFEVNAFIFDRSISHELAEVFEKDIFDCTELTLEQYNNRSNMIKIKESVSRLLTPIL, translated from the coding sequence ATGAGTATCCTCTTTAATCCTTATGTATTTCTTCCAATTTTATTTATTTTGAACCTTGTATTTGCGATTACCGTGATTTTCCTTGAAAGAAAAGATGCTTCTTCTGCTTGGGCCTGGATACTCGTCCTTTTCTTCTTGCCTTTCCTTGGATTCGTTATGTACTTATTGCTCGGAAGGCAATTACGAAAAAAACATTTATTCCGATGGGATGGACAAAAAGATATTGGGATTGATAATTTAATAAGCTACCAAATACAAGCTATTGAGGAAGATAAACTCGAACTACATCAAGAATATGTGGAAGATTATAAAAGTCTTATACATATGAATTTAAAAACTAGTAACTCTGTCTTAACACAGGATAATCATGTACAAATATTTAATGATGGGACAGAAAAATTCGAATCCTTAATTGAGGATATAATGGCAGCAAAGGACCATATCCATATACAATATTATATTTTCAAACTTGATAATTTAGGACAACGTATTCTCGATGTTTTAAAAAAGAAAGCCAATCAAGGTGTAAAGGTAAGAATTTTATATGACGAGATGGGGTCACGCGGTATAAAAAAAAGGCGATTTAAAGACTTGATAGAGATAGGTGGAGAGGTAGAAGTGTTCTTCCCGTCTATCCTCCCACTTTTTAATCCTCGTTTGAATTTCCGAAACCATCGTAAAATTGTTATTATCGATGGCCGTATTGGCTATATAGGCGGTTTTAACGTTGGTGATGAGTACTTGGGCTTAAATAAAAAGTTCGGTTATTGGCGGGACACCCATTTACGACTAGAAGGAAGTTCAGTTCACCCGTTACAAACAAGATTTCTTCTAGACTGGAACCAAGCAAGCAATAACAGTATTGATTATTCCGAGAAATACTTCCCTGCGATCCCCAAAAAAGGGAATGTTGCAATTCAAATTGTATCAAGTGGGCCAGATAATGAATGGCCATCAATAAAAAATGGTTATTTAAAATTATTAATGAGTGCAAAGCGTTATATTTATATACAAACTCCGTATTTTATACCTGATAGCAGTTTCTTAAATGCCATTGAAATAGCTACCCTATCTGGTATCGATGTTCGTATTATGATCCCAAATAAACCTGATCATATGTTTGTATATTGGGCAACGTATTCCTATGTAGGAGAGTTACTTAAAGCAGGAGCAAGGGTTTATATTTATGAAAAAGGGTTTATACATGCTAAAACGATTGTGATTGATGATGAGGCATCAACTGTTGGTACGGCAAACATTGATGTTCGAAGCTTTAGTCTAAATTTTGAAGTCAATGCATTTATTTTTGATCGTTCTATTTCACACGAGTTAGCGGAAGTTTTTGAAAAAGATATATTTGATTGCACTGAGTTAACGTTAGAGCAATATAATAACCGATCAAATATGATTAAAATTAAAGAATCCGTTTCTCGACTATTAACACCGATATTATAA
- the murF gene encoding UDP-N-acetylmuramoyl-tripeptide--D-alanyl-D-alanine ligase — MKKTLKQIANWLDVKNAQFEDTIVTGVSIDTRTIKKGDLFIPFRGEKVNGHRYVEKAFENGAAATVWVIGEPNPPKDVPVLFVEDSEIALQEMARQYRNEHNAIFIGITGSNGKTSSKDILASVLSPYYKVQKTIGNFNNQLGLPITILSLDEDTEIAVLEMGMSGFGEIEFLSKLARPHYAVITNIGEAHLQDLGSREGIAKAKFEIIKGLDEHGVLFYDGDEPLLQNLVGKEPNLNVESFGFNDDNSLVASNIVTTEKGSQFTVRGELNGEFFIPVLGKHQVKNALNAMLISKSLGLRDDQIHFGIEQAKLTDMRMQVIQSSSGILFVNDAYNAAPTSMTAAIQFIQTTQMRSEKWLVLGDMLELGDNERQYHEDLANVIDESKITKVCLFGHRMNWLYEKLQNKFASENLIHTNDDYGQIINYIKHHASKESIILLKGSRGMKLETVLESFK; from the coding sequence GTGAAAAAGACATTAAAACAAATTGCCAATTGGTTAGATGTAAAGAATGCTCAATTTGAGGATACAATTGTAACAGGTGTTTCAATCGATACTCGTACGATTAAAAAGGGTGATTTATTTATTCCTTTTCGGGGAGAAAAGGTAAATGGTCATCGATATGTGGAAAAAGCTTTTGAAAACGGTGCTGCTGCAACCGTTTGGGTAATTGGTGAACCAAATCCACCTAAGGATGTTCCGGTTCTCTTTGTAGAGGATTCAGAAATTGCTTTACAAGAGATGGCTCGTCAATATCGAAATGAGCACAATGCAATTTTTATAGGTATTACAGGGTCAAACGGTAAAACCTCTTCAAAGGACATTCTGGCAAGTGTTTTATCGCCGTATTACAAAGTACAAAAAACAATCGGTAATTTTAATAATCAATTAGGTTTGCCTATTACCATCTTATCACTAGATGAGGATACGGAAATTGCTGTACTAGAAATGGGAATGAGTGGCTTTGGTGAAATTGAATTTTTATCAAAATTAGCTAGACCTCATTATGCCGTCATTACAAATATCGGTGAAGCTCATCTGCAGGATTTAGGCTCGCGCGAAGGAATTGCTAAGGCGAAATTTGAAATTATTAAAGGTTTAGACGAACATGGGGTTCTGTTTTACGATGGGGATGAACCGTTATTACAAAATTTAGTCGGGAAAGAACCTAATCTAAATGTAGAGTCCTTTGGTTTTAATGATGATAATTCATTAGTTGCATCAAATATTGTCACAACTGAAAAGGGTAGTCAATTCACAGTGCGCGGAGAACTTAATGGGGAATTCTTTATCCCTGTTTTAGGAAAACACCAAGTTAAAAATGCACTGAATGCAATGTTAATTTCAAAGTCCCTTGGATTAAGAGATGACCAAATTCATTTTGGAATCGAACAAGCAAAGCTTACAGATATGCGTATGCAGGTGATTCAATCAAGTAGTGGCATTTTATTTGTGAATGATGCTTATAATGCTGCCCCTACATCAATGACAGCTGCAATCCAGTTTATACAAACAACACAAATGCGATCGGAAAAGTGGTTAGTGCTTGGAGATATGTTGGAGCTAGGTGATAATGAAAGACAGTATCATGAAGATCTAGCGAATGTTATTGATGAATCTAAAATTACGAAAGTATGCTTATTTGGACATCGAATGAACTGGCTTTACGAAAAACTGCAAAATAAATTTGCAAGTGAGAATCTAATTCATACAAATGATGATTATGGGCAAATTATTAATTATATCAAACATCATGCTAGTAAAGAATCCATCATTTTGTTAAAGGGCTCTCGTGGTATGAAACTAGAAACGGTTTTAGAGTCGTTCAAATAA
- a CDS encoding oxalate:formate antiporter — translation MPKKKKASEEFIHHLYVHMNEVDQFVIFSGLTFKQFFTAVDPIPNLLLLKHSYEDGLFNMHTQFDYVINEDLSNFIRKYADNSDDLCWVDFKDEDNLDQLSPMEQAKLLYFSHKKEPIGTPFSSKLKNRFLYYSSAREKTKKIYFENLDEAEILVSNIMNGIIKERIGNGGFWRKKTMDSIPVLEPELLKAYRPYAKDGALVSLCKLDKPNRFGIEIRTLADNDFPDEVWDDLDVILNQDYDELIQIS, via the coding sequence ATGCCGAAAAAGAAAAAGGCATCTGAAGAGTTTATTCATCATTTATATGTACATATGAATGAGGTTGATCAGTTCGTTATTTTTAGTGGTTTAACGTTTAAACAATTCTTTACCGCAGTAGATCCAATACCTAATCTTCTCCTTCTAAAACACAGTTATGAAGATGGATTATTTAATATGCATACGCAATTTGATTATGTGATAAATGAAGATTTATCAAACTTTATAAGAAAGTATGCGGACAATTCAGATGATTTATGTTGGGTAGATTTTAAAGATGAAGATAACTTAGATCAACTTTCTCCAATGGAGCAAGCAAAGCTACTATATTTTAGTCATAAAAAGGAACCAATTGGTACTCCTTTTTCGTCAAAGCTAAAAAATCGATTTCTTTACTATTCTTCTGCTAGAGAGAAAACTAAGAAAATCTATTTCGAAAATTTAGATGAGGCAGAGATTCTAGTTTCTAATATTATGAATGGCATTATTAAAGAAAGAATAGGAAATGGTGGATTTTGGAGAAAAAAAACAATGGATTCGATTCCGGTACTAGAACCTGAATTACTAAAAGCATATCGTCCATATGCAAAAGACGGTGCTCTAGTATCATTGTGTAAATTAGATAAGCCTAACAGATTCGGCATTGAAATCCGAACATTAGCTGATAACGATTTCCCTGATGAAGTATGGGATGATTTAGATGTAATTTTAAATCAAGACTATGATGAGTTGATACAAATCTCTTAA
- the ddl gene encoding D-alanine--D-alanine ligase — translation MKKRIGLLYGGKSAEHEVSLSTAFAVLKAINFEKYDVQPIYITLEGEWCKGPQLSAPVSSIDELEFKNTSETQPNNITRFILDENNVQMEYDVIFPLLHGTNGEDGTVQGLLEVLNLPYVGNGVLASSAGMDKVVMKQLFEIAGLNQVSYVHFLRKEWEQNQSAIVEKCENELPWPMFVKPANLGSSVGINKANNKEELINAINVALKYDRKIIVEQGIVAREIEMGVLGNDDPKVSVPGEIKPNTEFYDYESKYKDNSTSLIIPAKITSEVHSTMKDMAIRAFKILDCAGLVRSDFFVTENNEVFINEVNTMPGFTPVSMYPLLWQNSGVSYSELIDQLIDLAVERYEEKQILQYNKD, via the coding sequence ATGAAAAAAAGAATTGGTTTGTTATATGGTGGAAAATCTGCAGAACATGAAGTTTCGTTATCTACTGCATTTGCAGTATTAAAAGCGATTAACTTTGAAAAATACGATGTTCAACCGATTTACATTACCCTCGAAGGGGAATGGTGTAAAGGACCTCAATTAAGTGCACCAGTTTCATCAATCGATGAATTAGAATTCAAAAATACATCCGAAACACAACCAAACAATATTACAAGATTTATTCTAGATGAAAATAATGTACAGATGGAATATGATGTTATATTCCCATTATTACATGGCACAAATGGTGAAGACGGTACCGTTCAGGGGTTATTAGAGGTGTTAAATTTACCGTATGTAGGCAATGGTGTTTTAGCATCTTCAGCAGGGATGGATAAAGTGGTGATGAAACAGCTTTTCGAAATTGCAGGGTTAAATCAAGTATCCTATGTTCACTTTTTACGTAAAGAATGGGAACAAAACCAATCAGCGATCGTTGAAAAATGTGAGAATGAACTTCCGTGGCCGATGTTCGTAAAACCTGCTAATTTAGGCTCGAGTGTAGGAATTAATAAAGCGAATAACAAAGAAGAACTTATAAATGCTATTAATGTTGCCCTTAAATATGATCGTAAAATAATTGTTGAGCAAGGCATTGTTGCACGAGAAATAGAAATGGGTGTATTAGGGAATGATGATCCTAAAGTTTCCGTGCCAGGTGAAATAAAACCAAATACTGAATTTTACGACTATGAATCAAAATATAAAGATAATTCTACTTCATTGATTATACCTGCAAAAATAACTTCTGAAGTTCACTCAACGATGAAGGATATGGCGATTCGTGCCTTTAAGATTTTGGACTGTGCTGGATTAGTTCGTTCTGATTTCTTTGTAACGGAAAATAATGAAGTATTTATTAATGAAGTGAATACAATGCCTGGATTTACACCAGTTAGCATGTACCCATTGTTATGGCAAAACTCTGGTGTAAGTTACTCTGAGTTAATTGACCAATTAATCGACTTAGCGGTAGAGCGTTACGAAGAAAAACAAATACTTCAATACAATAAAGATTAA
- a CDS encoding tetracycline resistance MFS efflux pump encodes MKKTFLLLMSIQFLVYLGFGIIIPVLPEVIVQYGWDEIHVGGLLTVYAIASFFTAPFWGHLSDKFGRKQLILIGLIGFSISFIMFSIFIDQLFVLYLSRIIGGLFSGALYTAVTGYISDISTNENRNKYMGFMGMSIGLGFIFGPAIGGLLGHINLQLPFVISSVLIALLFLYGLILIKEPSRRGDANKRTIIPIGASKMFKYRVRYLFLFSFVVTFILAGVEATFQLFQIEKISITPLQLGWLFMFSGFFDAAIQGGVVRRIKDGAETKWLIGAQFITAIGLLLIVLTTNLFLAGLSLCIFTAGNALARTCVVSLTTKESGGRYATGAGLSYSMDNLGRIIGPLFFTSLFKIDISYGYIISIVLAILSIILIFLFTRSSNSLRFEHE; translated from the coding sequence ATGAAAAAAACATTCCTACTACTCATGTCAATTCAATTCCTTGTTTACCTAGGATTTGGAATCATTATCCCGGTATTACCTGAAGTCATCGTTCAATATGGGTGGGATGAAATTCATGTTGGAGGTTTACTAACTGTTTATGCTATAGCTAGCTTTTTTACGGCGCCTTTTTGGGGGCATCTTTCTGATAAATTCGGAAGAAAACAACTCATTTTAATAGGGTTAATTGGCTTTTCAATAAGTTTTATCATGTTTAGTATTTTTATTGACCAATTGTTTGTTTTGTATTTGTCACGGATTATTGGCGGTTTATTCTCCGGAGCACTTTATACAGCAGTAACCGGGTATATAAGTGATATCTCTACAAATGAGAACCGAAATAAATATATGGGCTTCATGGGTATGTCCATTGGATTAGGCTTTATCTTTGGTCCTGCTATTGGCGGCTTACTTGGTCATATTAACTTACAGCTACCTTTCGTCATATCCTCCGTATTAATAGCTCTACTATTTCTATATGGATTAATTTTAATAAAAGAACCTTCGCGTAGAGGTGATGCCAATAAAAGAACCATTATTCCTATTGGTGCATCCAAAATGTTCAAATATCGCGTACGCTATTTATTTTTATTTTCTTTTGTTGTAACGTTTATCCTTGCCGGAGTTGAAGCGACATTTCAGCTTTTCCAAATTGAGAAAATTTCTATTACACCCCTTCAATTAGGTTGGCTATTTATGTTTAGCGGGTTTTTCGATGCAGCAATTCAAGGTGGAGTAGTACGACGAATTAAAGATGGGGCTGAAACAAAGTGGTTAATCGGTGCACAATTTATAACAGCCATCGGACTTTTATTAATTGTCTTAACGACTAACCTATTTCTAGCTGGTTTATCCCTATGCATTTTTACCGCTGGAAACGCCTTAGCAAGAACTTGTGTTGTATCTTTAACAACAAAGGAATCTGGAGGAAGGTATGCAACAGGGGCTGGTTTATCTTATTCAATGGACAACCTAGGTAGAATCATTGGCCCATTATTTTTCACTTCTCTTTTTAAAATTGATATTTCCTATGGTTACATCATATCTATTGTTCTTGCCATACTTTCAATAATCCTCATTTTCCTATTTACTCGTTCTTCTAATTCTCTACGATTTGAACATGAATAG
- a CDS encoding carboxylesterase, giving the protein MTKGILMLHGFTGGPYEVQPLANFIKNETEWIVETPTFCGHGETLSLKGYKAEHWLLDAEVAYRRLARKCDKVIVVGFSMGGMIALYLATKYNVEKLVLLSPSAKYIAPVQLLKDIRQIIKDAINGHLKDNELFKRYENKINNVPVSSAVQFMRIVKMVTPYISKINVPTYLIQGRCDGIVPYTTAQYLYDQLPCSEKYIFFSQNGKHHICYSDDCDIWFPGILKFLQEDKIN; this is encoded by the coding sequence ATGACAAAGGGAATTTTGATGTTACATGGATTTACGGGTGGTCCATATGAAGTTCAACCACTTGCTAACTTTATTAAAAATGAAACAGAATGGATTGTTGAAACACCTACCTTTTGTGGTCACGGAGAAACGCTATCACTAAAAGGCTATAAAGCGGAACATTGGCTTTTAGATGCAGAGGTTGCATATCGTAGATTGGCAAGAAAGTGCGATAAAGTAATTGTTGTTGGGTTTTCTATGGGTGGAATGATTGCTTTGTATTTAGCAACAAAATACAATGTAGAAAAATTAGTTCTTTTAAGTCCATCAGCAAAATATATTGCTCCAGTACAACTTTTAAAAGATATAAGACAAATTATCAAAGATGCAATTAATGGACATTTAAAAGACAATGAATTATTTAAACGCTACGAGAACAAAATAAATAATGTACCTGTTAGTAGCGCTGTTCAATTTATGAGAATTGTTAAAATGGTTACACCTTATATTAGTAAGATAAATGTGCCTACGTATCTTATACAAGGAAGATGTGATGGAATCGTGCCTTACACTACTGCACAATATCTTTACGATCAACTACCATGTAGTGAAAAGTACATATTCTTTTCGCAAAATGGTAAACATCATATTTGTTATAGCGACGATTGTGATATATGGTTTCCAGGAATATTAAAATTTTTACAAGAAGATAAAATAAATTAA